A genomic region of Micromonospora sp. NBC_01796 contains the following coding sequences:
- the hpnH gene encoding adenosyl-hopene transferase HpnH encodes MSMPLRQSIRVGRYLVGQKLRRKQYFPLLVELEPLFACNLACAGCGKIQHPADVLKRRMPVEQAVGAVMESGAPMVSIAGGEPLMHPQIEVIVNELVKRRKYVILCTNAALLTKKLDKFRPSRYFSFAVHIDGLKERHDASVCKEGVFDEAVAAIKEAKRRGFRVTSNTTFFSTDTPQTVIEVLDYLNDDLAVDQMMLSPAYAYDKAPDQEHFLGVQETRSMFSKAFGDGRRRKWRLNHSPLFLDFLEGKVDFPCTAWAIPSYSLFGWQRPCYLMNDGYTKTYKELIETTDWESYGRGKDSRCANCMAHCGYEPTAVLATMNSLTQSIRALRSTS; translated from the coding sequence TCTTCGCCTGCAACCTCGCCTGCGCCGGTTGCGGGAAGATCCAGCATCCGGCCGACGTGTTGAAACGCCGGATGCCGGTGGAGCAGGCGGTCGGCGCGGTGATGGAGTCCGGTGCGCCGATGGTCTCGATCGCCGGTGGCGAGCCCCTCATGCACCCGCAGATCGAAGTGATCGTCAACGAGTTGGTCAAGCGCCGCAAGTACGTCATCCTCTGCACCAACGCGGCCCTGCTGACGAAGAAGTTGGACAAGTTCCGGCCGTCGCGGTACTTCTCGTTCGCCGTGCACATCGACGGGCTGAAGGAGCGGCACGACGCCTCGGTCTGCAAGGAGGGCGTCTTCGACGAGGCGGTGGCGGCGATCAAGGAGGCCAAGCGACGCGGCTTCCGGGTCACCAGCAACACCACGTTCTTCTCCACCGACACCCCGCAGACGGTGATCGAGGTGCTCGACTACCTCAACGACGATCTCGCCGTCGACCAGATGATGCTCTCCCCGGCGTACGCGTACGACAAGGCGCCGGACCAGGAGCACTTCCTCGGGGTGCAGGAGACCCGGTCGATGTTCAGCAAGGCGTTCGGGGACGGGCGGCGGCGCAAGTGGCGGCTGAACCACTCGCCGCTGTTCCTGGACTTCCTGGAGGGGAAGGTCGACTTCCCGTGCACCGCCTGGGCGATCCCGTCGTACTCGCTGTTCGGGTGGCAGCGCCCGTGTTACCTGATGAACGACGGCTACACCAAGACGTACAAGGAGTTGATCGAGACCACCGACTGGGAGAGTTACGGTCGGGGCAAGGACTCCCGGTGCGCCAACTGCATGGCCCACTGCGGGTACGAGCCCACCGCCGTCCTGGCCACCATGAACTCCCTGACCCAGTCCATCCGGGCGCTCCGCTCGACGAGCTGA
- a CDS encoding SDR family NAD(P)-dependent oxidoreductase — translation MGAFRIDGATALVTGGSSGIGAAAARQLAGAGATVFLAGRDATRLTELADRIGGTAIIGDLTEPAGAADLAERVLTEAGRVDVLVNNAGQGWAGPLTGMTEPEIARMVALNLTAPILLTRAVLPGMLARGRGHLGFVGSIAGRLGVREEAVYSGTKAGLSVFADSLRHETAGHGIVVTELVPAVVDTAFFVRRGRPYDRRSPRPVPAARASAALLTAMFAGRPEAYLPNWLRLPVAIRSTLPHTYRTLSRRWG, via the coding sequence ATGGGAGCTTTCCGCATCGACGGCGCTACGGCGCTGGTCACCGGTGGGTCGTCCGGGATCGGCGCGGCGGCGGCCCGGCAACTCGCCGGCGCCGGCGCCACGGTCTTCCTCGCCGGCCGGGACGCCACCCGGCTCACCGAACTCGCCGACCGGATCGGTGGTACGGCGATCATCGGGGACCTCACCGAGCCGGCCGGGGCGGCCGACCTGGCCGAGCGGGTGCTGACCGAGGCGGGACGCGTCGACGTGCTGGTCAACAACGCCGGTCAGGGGTGGGCCGGGCCGTTGACCGGGATGACCGAGCCGGAGATCGCGCGGATGGTCGCACTCAACCTGACCGCGCCGATCCTGCTCACCCGGGCCGTACTGCCCGGCATGCTGGCCCGGGGCCGGGGACACCTCGGTTTCGTCGGCTCGATCGCCGGCCGGCTCGGCGTACGCGAGGAGGCCGTCTACTCGGGGACCAAGGCCGGGCTGAGCGTCTTCGCCGACAGCCTGCGCCACGAGACGGCCGGACACGGGATCGTGGTCACCGAACTCGTGCCGGCCGTCGTGGACACCGCCTTCTTCGTACGCCGGGGTCGCCCCTACGACCGCCGGTCCCCCCGGCCGGTGCCGGCCGCACGGGCCTCGGCCGCCCTGCTCACCGCCATGTTCGCCGGGCGCCCCGAGGCGTACCTGCCCAACTGGCTACGCCTGCCGGTGGCGATCCGCTCCACCCTCCCCCACACCTACCGGACCCTCTCCCGACGGTGGGGCTGA
- a CDS encoding sensor histidine kinase, whose protein sequence is MDDRFPPGPTATYDVTTPPPVPVPPGPDTGAARAWPALCEQFALRILSAAYQTGGQLAAVEADEQDPGRLAQFYRIDHANTRIRRQAENLLVLAGRTVDDAGRQITSLLDVVRAGTSAIEHYPRVRLGVIAHLAVVDFAADDVIRVLTEVLDNATRFSPPAAPVTVSAHLTEVGSVLLRVEDTGLGFAPAQLVDVNNMLASSVPVTVAEATASRLGLLVVQRLAAAHRIGVRLTARPGGGTTATVLLPAGLLCEIPSAPEPPPRPLPSPGQLPPPSPGQLPPPPPLGQVPPPPPLGQLPRNGSDPSGPRIGSDPSGQRNGSDPSGPRNGSDPSGQRNGRGPAGQRNGAGVPAAGPARNNLPRREPASLRGDMPPPRPLGPGGPTVGSDQLAWPDETIDFAAGFRDGREPHPGNRSEGHRDDQPA, encoded by the coding sequence GTGGACGACAGGTTCCCGCCCGGACCGACCGCGACGTACGACGTCACCACGCCCCCGCCCGTCCCCGTCCCGCCCGGTCCGGACACCGGCGCCGCGCGGGCCTGGCCGGCGCTCTGTGAACAGTTCGCGCTGCGGATCCTCTCCGCCGCCTACCAGACCGGTGGGCAGCTCGCGGCGGTCGAGGCGGACGAACAGGATCCGGGCCGGCTGGCCCAGTTCTACCGGATCGACCACGCCAACACCCGGATCCGGCGGCAGGCGGAGAACCTGCTGGTCCTGGCCGGTCGTACGGTCGACGACGCCGGACGTCAGATCACCTCGCTGCTGGACGTGGTACGGGCGGGGACCTCGGCGATCGAGCACTACCCCCGGGTACGCCTCGGCGTGATCGCCCATCTCGCCGTGGTCGACTTCGCGGCGGACGACGTGATCCGGGTGCTGACCGAGGTGCTCGACAACGCGACCCGGTTCTCCCCACCGGCCGCACCGGTGACCGTCTCGGCCCACCTGACCGAGGTGGGCAGCGTCCTGCTCCGGGTCGAGGACACCGGACTGGGCTTCGCCCCCGCGCAACTCGTGGACGTCAACAACATGCTGGCCAGTTCCGTACCGGTGACCGTGGCCGAGGCCACCGCCAGCCGGCTGGGCCTGCTGGTGGTGCAACGACTCGCCGCCGCGCACCGGATCGGCGTACGCCTGACCGCCCGACCCGGCGGCGGTACGACCGCCACTGTGCTGCTCCCCGCCGGACTGCTCTGCGAGATCCCGTCCGCCCCGGAGCCCCCACCCCGCCCGCTCCCGTCTCCCGGTCAACTCCCGCCCCCGTCCCCGGGTCAGCTCCCACCGCCTCCGCCGCTCGGTCAGGTGCCACCGCCTCCGCCGCTCGGTCAGCTTCCGCGCAACGGCAGCGACCCGTCCGGTCCCCGTATCGGCAGTGACCCGTCGGGTCAGCGTAACGGGAGTGACCCGTCCGGTCCCCGTAACGGGAGTGACCCGTCCGGTCAGCGCAACGGTCGTGGCCCGGCGGGTCAGCGCAACGGCGCCGGTGTGCCGGCGGCCGGTCCGGCCCGCAACAACCTGCCCCGGCGGGAACCGGCGAGTCTGCGCGGGGACATGCCGCCGCCCCGCCCCCTCGGACCGGGCGGCCCGACGGTCGGGTCCGACCAGCTCGCCTGGCCGGACGAGACGATCGACTTCGCCGCCGGATTCCGCGACGGCCGAGAACCGCACCCCGGCAACCGTTCTGAAGGACACCGTGATGACCAGCCCGCGTAA
- a CDS encoding roadblock/LC7 domain-containing protein has product MTSPRNDLSRPPAVHSPQDFAWLIGRFAAETSGVTHALLVSLDGLQLVASEAVPRDLGDQLAALTSGLLSMADRSAALLDLGLSEYLTVRLPGGHLLFMRVGDSAGLAVAATAGCDLRVVAYQMTKFVGAVGHLLSPQMRSDLQRRTASQGAG; this is encoded by the coding sequence ATGACCAGCCCGCGTAACGACCTCTCCCGCCCGCCGGCAGTCCACTCCCCACAGGACTTCGCGTGGCTGATCGGCCGGTTCGCGGCCGAGACGTCCGGGGTGACGCACGCCCTGCTGGTCAGCCTGGACGGGCTGCAACTCGTCGCCTCCGAGGCCGTGCCCCGCGACCTCGGCGACCAGTTGGCCGCCCTGACCTCCGGGCTGCTCAGCATGGCCGACCGCAGTGCCGCCCTGCTCGACCTGGGGCTCTCCGAGTACCTCACGGTCCGCCTGCCCGGCGGGCACCTGCTGTTCATGCGGGTGGGCGACTCGGCCGGGCTCGCGGTCGCCGCCACCGCCGGCTGTGACCTGCGGGTGGTGGCGTACCAGATGACGAAGTTCGTGGGGGCGGTCGGTCACCTGCTCAGCCCGCAGATGCGCAGCGACCTGCAACGGCGTACCGCGAGCCAGGGCGCCGGCTGA
- a CDS encoding DUF742 domain-containing protein yields MATAHWKVRPYVLTGGRTRTRQRLLVHTLISVSYYDPRFAAGLPPETRSLYDRARRTTSVAELSAYSGMPLGVTRVVIDDLATTNRLQVHPETYSSPFDSRLLERLRDGLLQLA; encoded by the coding sequence GTGGCTACCGCACATTGGAAGGTGCGACCCTACGTGCTGACCGGCGGCCGTACCCGGACCCGGCAGCGTCTGCTCGTGCACACCCTCATCTCGGTGTCGTACTACGACCCACGGTTCGCCGCCGGTCTGCCGCCGGAGACCAGGTCCCTCTACGACCGGGCCCGCCGGACCACGTCGGTCGCCGAACTCTCGGCGTACTCCGGGATGCCGCTGGGGGTGACCCGCGTGGTCATCGACGACCTCGCCACCACCAACCGGTTGCAGGTCCACCCGGAGACCTACTCGTCCCCGTTCGACTCCCGGCTTCTGGAAAGACTCCGCGATGGCCTCCTACAGCTCGCCTGA
- a CDS encoding GTP-binding protein, producing MASYSSPERPVPTSAKIVIAGGFGVGKTTLVGSISEIPPVNTEAWMTAASESVDRLDPGIDKTTTTVAMDFGRRTVAEDLVLYLFGTPGQARFWPMWDDLCRGAVGAMVLVDTRRLDVSFAAVNYFEQDSTLPFVVCVNLFDGRLTHQLADVRRALALGPDVPVITCDARDAGSVARALLAVVEHTIRRTGGGTPTGRLTALAPASAHR from the coding sequence ATGGCCTCCTACAGCTCGCCTGAGCGCCCCGTGCCGACCTCCGCGAAGATCGTCATCGCCGGTGGATTCGGGGTGGGCAAGACCACCCTCGTCGGGTCGATCTCGGAGATCCCGCCGGTCAACACCGAGGCATGGATGACCGCGGCGAGCGAGTCGGTGGACCGGCTCGACCCGGGCATCGACAAGACCACGACCACCGTGGCGATGGACTTCGGCCGGCGGACCGTCGCCGAGGACCTGGTCCTCTACCTCTTCGGTACGCCCGGCCAGGCGCGGTTCTGGCCGATGTGGGACGACCTGTGCCGGGGTGCGGTGGGTGCCATGGTCCTGGTCGACACCCGAAGGCTGGACGTGTCGTTCGCGGCGGTCAACTACTTCGAACAGGACAGCACCCTGCCGTTCGTGGTCTGCGTCAACCTCTTCGACGGCCGGCTCACCCACCAGTTGGCCGACGTACGCCGGGCGTTGGCGCTCGGCCCGGACGTGCCGGTGATCACCTGCGACGCCCGGGACGCCGGCTCGGTCGCCCGTGCCCTGCTCGCCGTCGTGGAGCACACCATCCGGCGTACGGGCGGCGGCACCCCGACCGGCCGCCTCACCGCCCTCGCCCCCGCTTCCGCCCACCGATAG
- a CDS encoding styrene monooxygenase/indole monooxygenase family protein, giving the protein MRKILIVGAGQSGLQLGLSLLAEGYQVTVMSARTPEEIREGWVMSTQAMFHQALQTERAYGLNLWEDRAPRIAGLHVSLSAPPGTRALSIVAPLDEPGQSTDQRLKMAAWLELFEERGGIVHYQGVTTADLDGLTRIGRYDLTVVAAGKGELVGVFDRDTARSPYAAPQRGLAVSYVHGLAPDPRYPAPSVGFNAVPGLGELFVIPALTRTGPCDILFWEAVPDGPLDLWQERLDPAEQLKLTVELARRYTPWVYDRCADVELTDARATLSGRYTPTVRHPVAELPSGGLVLGMADVVISNDPITGQGSNTAAKCAAAYVEAIVRHGDQPFDRAWMERTFADFWDRTGASVTDWTNAMLAPLPEHVQQILGTAANNPTVARRFANGFSDPADFSDWLMDPARTAAYLTAVA; this is encoded by the coding sequence ATGCGGAAAATCCTGATCGTCGGCGCCGGACAGTCCGGCCTGCAGCTCGGTCTCAGCCTGCTCGCCGAGGGCTACCAGGTGACCGTGATGTCGGCGCGTACCCCGGAGGAGATCCGCGAGGGCTGGGTGATGAGCACCCAGGCGATGTTCCACCAGGCCCTGCAGACCGAGCGCGCGTACGGGCTGAACCTCTGGGAGGACAGGGCACCCCGGATCGCCGGGTTGCACGTCTCGCTCTCCGCGCCTCCCGGCACCCGGGCGTTGAGCATCGTCGCCCCGCTCGACGAACCGGGGCAGAGCACCGACCAGCGGCTGAAGATGGCGGCCTGGCTGGAGCTGTTCGAGGAGCGCGGCGGGATCGTCCACTACCAGGGGGTCACCACCGCCGACCTGGACGGGCTCACCCGGATCGGCCGGTACGACCTGACCGTGGTCGCCGCCGGCAAGGGTGAACTCGTCGGCGTCTTCGACCGCGACACCGCCCGTTCGCCGTACGCCGCCCCGCAGCGCGGCCTGGCGGTGTCGTACGTGCACGGGCTGGCCCCGGACCCCCGGTACCCGGCGCCGAGCGTCGGCTTCAACGCCGTACCCGGGTTGGGGGAACTGTTCGTGATCCCGGCCCTGACCCGCACCGGACCGTGCGACATCCTGTTCTGGGAGGCGGTCCCGGATGGTCCCCTGGACCTGTGGCAGGAGCGTCTCGACCCGGCCGAGCAGCTCAAGCTCACCGTCGAGCTGGCCCGCCGCTACACCCCCTGGGTGTACGACCGCTGCGCCGACGTCGAACTCACCGACGCCCGCGCCACCCTCTCCGGCCGGTACACCCCGACCGTCCGGCACCCGGTCGCCGAGTTGCCCTCCGGTGGGCTGGTGCTGGGCATGGCCGACGTGGTCATCTCCAACGACCCGATCACCGGCCAGGGGAGCAACACTGCGGCGAAGTGCGCCGCCGCGTACGTGGAGGCGATCGTCCGGCACGGCGACCAGCCGTTCGACCGGGCCTGGATGGAACGGACCTTCGCCGACTTCTGGGACCGGACCGGTGCGTCGGTGACCGACTGGACCAACGCGATGCTGGCGCCGCTGCCCGAGCACGTACAGCAGATCCTCGGTACCGCGGCGAACAACCCGACGGTGGCCCGCCGGTTCGCCAACGGCTTCTCCGACCCCGCCGACTTCTCCGACTGGCTGATGGACCCGGCCAGGACCGCCGCCTACCTGACCGCCGTCGCCTGA
- a CDS encoding DinB family protein has translation METMPLTPPFGPELVVTADERRVLEEFLDFYRRVIVTKLHEVPDADAKRRHVPSETTLAGVLRHMSVVERNWFQHHLAGQPTPAADADGGWSVEHTTMAELLEDYTRECARSRATAAGYTLDDTGTHDQLGVVSLRWIYVHMIDETARHAGHIDILRELTDGSTGSW, from the coding sequence ATGGAGACGATGCCGCTCACCCCGCCGTTCGGCCCGGAACTCGTCGTCACCGCCGACGAGCGTCGGGTGCTGGAAGAATTTCTCGACTTCTACCGCCGGGTCATCGTGACCAAGCTGCATGAGGTGCCGGACGCCGACGCCAAGCGCCGCCACGTGCCGTCCGAGACCACGCTCGCCGGGGTGCTCCGGCACATGTCGGTGGTGGAACGGAACTGGTTCCAGCACCACCTGGCCGGGCAGCCCACCCCGGCCGCCGACGCCGACGGTGGCTGGTCGGTCGAGCACACCACGATGGCGGAACTCCTGGAGGACTACACGCGGGAGTGTGCCCGGTCCCGCGCGACCGCCGCCGGGTACACCCTCGACGACACCGGCACCCACGACCAGCTCGGGGTGGTGTCGCTGCGCTGGATCTACGTCCACATGATTGACGAGACCGCCCGGCACGCCGGCCACATCGACATCCTGCGTGAGCTCACCGACGGGTCCACCGGTTCCTGGTGA
- a CDS encoding VOC family protein: MDGDARLSAEEFLRTRGTEEITHPGGTLYDHLCRVADRLVAWGAPPDVQLAGLCHATYGTDGFDNALLAPSDRATLAEVIGQDAEALVYRYGSGDRRAVYPRLGEPGPVPFTDRFTGRVDQPTEAELRAFVEITVANELDVLAHNPALAAEHGGALWRLFSRVRSRMSPAAWQSCQHLFDDNGDWAGERPIAAVQIDVLDHLVLTVADLDRTVDFYRRALGMRPVTFGAGRRALAFGTSKINLHQLGAEFTPRAAHATPGSADLCFVTGTPLTEVLAHLAREGVPVELGPVSRTGAMGEMNSIYLRDPDGNLIEVSNYP, encoded by the coding sequence GTGGACGGGGACGCGCGACTCTCGGCGGAGGAATTCCTGCGGACGCGGGGCACGGAGGAGATCACCCATCCGGGCGGGACCCTCTACGACCACCTGTGCCGGGTCGCGGACCGGCTCGTCGCCTGGGGTGCGCCGCCCGATGTCCAACTGGCCGGGCTCTGCCACGCCACCTACGGCACCGACGGATTCGACAACGCCCTGCTGGCGCCCTCCGACCGGGCCACCCTGGCCGAGGTGATCGGCCAGGACGCCGAGGCCCTGGTCTACCGGTACGGATCCGGTGACCGTCGCGCCGTCTATCCCCGGCTCGGTGAACCCGGCCCGGTGCCGTTCACGGACCGGTTCACCGGTCGGGTGGACCAGCCGACCGAGGCGGAACTGCGCGCCTTCGTGGAGATCACGGTCGCGAACGAACTCGACGTACTGGCCCACAACCCTGCCCTGGCGGCCGAGCACGGCGGTGCGCTGTGGCGGCTGTTCAGCCGGGTCCGGTCCCGGATGTCGCCCGCCGCCTGGCAGTCCTGCCAGCACCTGTTCGACGACAACGGGGACTGGGCCGGGGAGCGGCCGATCGCGGCGGTCCAGATCGACGTACTCGACCATCTGGTGCTGACGGTGGCCGACCTCGACCGTACGGTCGACTTCTACCGGCGGGCCCTGGGCATGCGTCCGGTGACCTTCGGTGCCGGCCGGCGTGCCCTGGCCTTCGGCACCAGCAAAATCAACCTGCACCAGCTCGGGGCGGAGTTCACCCCGCGTGCCGCGCACGCCACACCGGGCAGCGCCGACCTCTGCTTCGTCACCGGTACACCGCTGACCGAGGTGCTCGCCCACCTGGCCCGTGAAGGGGTGCCGGTCGAACTGGGACCGGTGTCGCGTACCGGGGCGATGGGGGAGATGAACAGCATCTACCTGCGTGATCCGGACGGCAATCTGATCGAGGTCAGCAACTACCCGTAG
- a CDS encoding class I SAM-dependent methyltransferase translates to MARMEYAAPQADAFAANRHLGPDAVAHWRPAVARHLRPRPGMRLLDLGAGTGTWARTFAGWYGVDVIAVEPSAEMRARCVHPDPLAGDAAAVPLPAAYVDGGWMSTVIHHVPDLTAAAVELRRVLRPGAPLLIRSAFAGRHEQINLFRYFPEAVRILDSYPSVAGVCSAFGAAGFGFVALEQVPQVSAASLAVAAAELRRAAHTPLQLITDAEYEAGLDRLRAAARSAGPTDAPVVDRLDLLVLRRSGKP, encoded by the coding sequence ATGGCACGGATGGAGTACGCCGCCCCGCAGGCCGACGCGTTCGCCGCGAACCGGCACCTGGGCCCCGACGCGGTCGCGCACTGGCGGCCCGCCGTCGCCCGGCACCTGCGACCCCGGCCCGGAATGCGGCTGCTGGACCTGGGCGCAGGCACCGGCACCTGGGCCCGTACCTTCGCCGGCTGGTACGGGGTGGACGTGATCGCGGTGGAGCCGTCGGCCGAGATGCGGGCCCGCTGTGTACACCCCGATCCGCTGGCCGGGGACGCCGCCGCCGTACCCCTGCCCGCCGCGTACGTCGACGGGGGCTGGATGTCGACGGTCATCCACCACGTACCGGACCTGACCGCCGCCGCGGTCGAGTTGCGCCGGGTGCTCCGCCCCGGCGCGCCCCTGCTGATCCGTTCGGCGTTCGCCGGGCGGCACGAGCAGATCAACCTGTTCCGGTACTTCCCCGAAGCGGTCCGGATCCTGGACAGCTATCCGAGCGTGGCGGGGGTCTGCTCGGCCTTCGGCGCGGCGGGTTTCGGGTTCGTCGCGCTCGAACAGGTGCCGCAGGTGAGCGCCGCCTCGCTGGCCGTGGCGGCGGCCGAGTTGCGCCGGGCGGCGCACACCCCGTTGCAACTGATCACCGACGCGGAGTACGAGGCCGGTCTCGACCGGCTGCGGGCGGCGGCCCGGTCGGCCGGTCCGACCGACGCGCCCGTGGTCGACCGGCTCGACCTGCTGGTGCTGCGCCGCTCCGGGAAGCCCTGA
- a CDS encoding MFS transporter — protein sequence MSTTSLNLFARPTVRASARAHGRGFWAVALAFLAVMALGTLPSPLYPLYQQQDHFSTFTVTLIYAAYAAGIVVTVFTAGHISDWHGRRRMLAPAVAVSALSAIVFLIWPELPGLFVARVLSGLSVGVVTATATAWLAELHRAHRPDASPRRAQLVASTANLGGLGLGPLLAGLLAEYAPQPLRLPYAVLLVVLAVALVGVLLSPDSRELPNPRPRYRTQRISIPAAARSRFYAALAGAFIAFSGLGLLAGLSGTFLAGTLHHPSRALAGAAIFLVFGAGVVVQLTTPNWSIRRSLATGMVGLLIGIGLLVLAAWLPTPSLGVFLAGGVLTGAGAGAMFRGTLGTVVAIASPESRAEALAGLFLAGYLALSVPVIGIGIALQHVSARVALLGFAVLVAVGALAVARRLLAVPTPATTAARPMATAGR from the coding sequence ATGTCCACAACCAGCTTGAACCTCTTCGCCCGACCGACCGTCCGTGCATCGGCGCGGGCGCACGGCCGAGGCTTCTGGGCGGTCGCGCTCGCCTTCCTGGCGGTGATGGCGCTCGGCACCCTGCCGTCCCCGCTGTACCCGCTCTACCAGCAACAGGACCACTTCTCGACGTTCACCGTCACCCTGATCTACGCGGCCTACGCCGCCGGGATCGTGGTCACCGTCTTCACCGCCGGACACATCTCCGACTGGCACGGCCGGCGCCGGATGCTGGCCCCCGCGGTCGCGGTCAGCGCACTCAGCGCCATTGTCTTCCTGATCTGGCCGGAACTGCCCGGCCTCTTCGTCGCCCGGGTGCTCAGCGGCCTCTCCGTCGGGGTGGTGACCGCCACCGCCACGGCATGGCTGGCAGAACTGCACCGGGCACACCGGCCGGACGCCTCGCCCCGGCGGGCGCAACTCGTCGCCTCCACCGCCAACCTCGGCGGCCTCGGCCTCGGACCACTGCTCGCCGGCCTGCTCGCCGAGTACGCCCCCCAGCCGCTGCGGCTGCCGTACGCGGTGCTGCTCGTCGTCCTGGCGGTGGCCCTGGTCGGCGTACTGCTGTCGCCGGACAGCCGGGAGCTGCCGAACCCCCGCCCGCGTTACCGGACGCAACGGATCTCGATTCCGGCCGCCGCCCGGAGCCGGTTCTACGCCGCCCTGGCCGGCGCGTTCATCGCCTTCAGCGGACTCGGGCTGCTCGCCGGACTCTCCGGCACGTTCCTCGCCGGCACCCTGCACCACCCGTCCCGGGCGCTCGCCGGTGCGGCGATCTTCCTCGTCTTCGGCGCCGGTGTGGTGGTCCAGTTGACCACCCCGAACTGGTCGATCCGGCGCAGCCTGGCGACCGGGATGGTCGGCCTGCTGATCGGCATCGGGCTGCTCGTACTCGCCGCCTGGCTACCGACACCCAGCCTGGGCGTCTTCCTCGCCGGTGGGGTGCTGACCGGTGCCGGGGCCGGGGCGATGTTCAGGGGCACCCTCGGCACCGTGGTCGCCATCGCCAGCCCGGAGAGCCGGGCGGAGGCGCTGGCCGGGCTCTTCCTCGCCGGCTACCTCGCGCTGTCCGTACCGGTGATCGGGATCGGGATCGCGTTGCAGCACGTCAGTGCCCGGGTGGCGCTGCTCGGCTTCGCCGTACTCGTTGCGGTCGGGGCTCTGGCGGTCGCCCGCCGGCTGCTGGCCGTCCCGACCCCGGCCACGACGGCCGCCCGGCCGATGGCCACCGCCGGGCGGTGA
- a CDS encoding LysR family transcriptional regulator, with product MELRHLATFTAVAEEGSFTRAAERLRVVQSAVSAAVRNLERELGVPLFERTTHRVQLTDAGRLLLPEARRTLAAAAGAREVVDQLRGGLRGTVRLGMMQAQRASTVSVARLLAAFRAEHPGVDVELRVGASAAHAADLRSGRLDLAYLALPAGSAAGLTLVPLEAETMPLVCPPEHPLADRTDVELVDLADETFVDTPPDWGNRIATDRAFAAAEVRRTVRYEVGDLGSVLDFVQYRLAVAIMPAARISTDSDLRLIPIRQHAPVFRTSIAAPTDRRLGAPARALLATAQRQRTPDSPPTP from the coding sequence ATGGAACTCCGGCACCTCGCCACCTTCACCGCCGTGGCCGAGGAGGGCAGCTTCACCAGGGCCGCCGAGCGGCTCCGGGTGGTCCAGTCCGCCGTCTCCGCCGCCGTACGCAACCTGGAGCGGGAACTCGGCGTACCGCTGTTCGAACGGACCACCCACCGGGTCCAGTTGACCGACGCCGGCCGGCTCCTCCTGCCGGAGGCCCGGCGTACCCTCGCCGCCGCGGCGGGCGCCCGCGAGGTGGTCGACCAGCTCCGTGGCGGCCTGCGCGGGACCGTACGGCTGGGGATGATGCAGGCCCAGCGCGCCTCGACGGTCAGCGTGGCCCGCCTCCTCGCGGCGTTCCGCGCCGAACATCCCGGTGTCGACGTCGAGCTACGGGTCGGTGCGAGTGCCGCGCACGCCGCCGACCTGCGCAGCGGTCGACTCGACCTGGCGTACCTGGCGCTGCCCGCCGGGTCGGCCGCCGGGCTGACCCTGGTCCCGCTGGAGGCAGAGACCATGCCGCTGGTCTGCCCGCCCGAACATCCGCTCGCCGACCGCACCGACGTCGAACTCGTCGACCTGGCCGACGAGACGTTCGTCGACACCCCGCCCGACTGGGGGAACCGGATCGCCACCGACCGGGCGTTCGCCGCCGCCGAGGTACGCCGGACCGTCCGCTACGAGGTGGGTGACCTGGGCAGCGTCCTCGACTTCGTGCAGTACCGGCTGGCCGTGGCGATCATGCCGGCGGCGCGGATCAGCACCGACTCCGACCTGCGCCTGATCCCCATTCGGCAGCACGCGCCGGTCTTCCGTACGTCGATCGCGGCCCCGACCGACCGCCGGCTCGGCGCACCCGCCCGCGCCCTGCTAGCCACCGCCCAACGCCAACGCACCCCCGACTCCCCACCGACCCCATAA
- a CDS encoding nitroreductase/quinone reductase family protein, whose translation MSQPPIASQSDEAVRISPVAWVAKQARAYEESGGTRATTIHGSPCLLLDYRGRRSGAWHRTVLIYGRDAESYLVVASNSGKDTDPLWVRCLEENPEVRLRVGTERFPAYAERLSAEEKARVWPHLTEVFARWDTYQRGTPRDIPVVRLSRAKI comes from the coding sequence ATGAGCCAGCCCCCCATCGCCTCCCAGTCAGACGAGGCGGTACGGATCAGCCCGGTCGCGTGGGTGGCCAAGCAGGCACGGGCGTACGAGGAGTCGGGTGGAACCCGGGCGACCACCATCCACGGATCGCCGTGCCTGCTCCTGGACTACCGGGGCCGCCGCAGTGGCGCCTGGCACCGCACGGTCCTGATCTACGGACGGGACGCGGAGTCGTACCTGGTCGTCGCCTCCAACAGCGGCAAGGACACCGATCCGCTCTGGGTTCGATGCCTGGAGGAGAACCCCGAGGTACGGCTCCGGGTAGGGACAGAGCGCTTCCCCGCGTACGCCGAGCGACTGTCAGCCGAAGAGAAGGCTCGTGTGTGGCCACACCTGACGGAGGTGTTCGCCCGCTGGGACACGTACCAACGAGGTACGCCGCGCGACATCCCGGTGGTTCGGCTGAGCCGCGCGAAGATCTGA